Proteins encoded together in one Telopea speciosissima isolate NSW1024214 ecotype Mountain lineage chromosome 6, Tspe_v1, whole genome shotgun sequence window:
- the LOC122663637 gene encoding auxin-responsive protein SAUR36-like yields MRKIQGFKLGRKLVTVFKWALKRKRKRGNYKVLEHPPSQSSKSKTISKIFDWGRNLKRGAKGLCCGKPGSRYARLGPEQSEAKSDPAVPKGHLAVYVGEKDGYPHRVLVPVIYFNHPLFAELLREAEEEYGYQHPGGITIPCRISDFESVQTRIAAGESFRKQALKYRI; encoded by the coding sequence ATGAGGAAAATACAGGGTTTCAAGCTGGGACGCAAGCTCGTAACGGTCTTCAAATGGGCCCTGAAGCGTAAACGGAAGCGAGGTAACTATAAGGTTTTAGAACATCCACCATCTCAAAGCAGCAAGAGCAAAACGATATCGAAAATCTTCGACTGGGGTCGTAATCTGAAGCGAGGAGCGAAGGGTCTATGTTGTGGGAAGCCCGGGTCGCGGTACGCACGTCTTGGGCCGGAGCAATCGGAGGCGAAGTCAGATCCGGCGGTGCCGAAAGGACACCTGGCGGTGTACGTGGGGGAGAAGGATGGATATCCACATCGAGTTTTGGTGCCAGTGATCTACTTCAACCATCCTTTGTTCGCGGAGTTGTTGAGAGAGGCAGAGGAAGAGTATGGGTATCAACATCCAGGTGGGATTACCATCCCTTGCCGGATTTCAGATTTTGAGAGTGTGCAGACGAGGATTGCCGCCGGCGAGAGCTTCCGCAAACAGGCATTAAAATATCGCATTTAA
- the LOC122666312 gene encoding plasmodesmata-located protein 8-like, producing the protein MWRKRNLQLQHPYYFHKAISLALNLSSLFLFFSFLGAHQVKAYIFIYGGCSQEKYQPNSPFEANLNSLLSSIASSGSQSAFNSFAIGNGTSTSTDTSAYGLYQCRGDLKTTQCAACTQNAVSQISLLCPYCKGASLQLDGCFVRYESFDFLGKLDTNLMFKKCSRSSTNDPEFYRRRDDVLADLQTAIGFRVSTLGLVEGVAQCLGDLNSADCSSCLSEAVSKLKNVCGSVASADVYLAKCYAKYWASGYYDSSSDSSKEDQVGKSIAIIAGSLAGLAVIVVLLSFMRKALCD; encoded by the exons ATGTGGAGGAAGAGGAACCTTCAACTTCAACACCCTTACTACTTCCACAAGGCCATCTCATTAGCTCTGaatctctcttctctgttcctttttttctctttcttgggtgCCCACCAAGTGAAGGCTTATATCTTCATCTATGGAGGCTGCTCTCAAGAGAAATACCAACCCAACTCACCCTTTGAGGCCAACCTCAACTCTCTATTATCATCTATTGCTAGTTCAGGTTCTCAATCTGCTTTCAACAGCTTTGCCATCGGAAACGGCACTTCCACTTCTACAGACACCTCAGCCTATGGTCTTTACCAGTGCAGAGGTGATTTGAAGACAACACAATGTGCTGCTTGTACCCAAAACGCTGTAAGTCAGATCAGTCTGCTCTGTCCTTACTGCAAAGGAGCTAGTTTACAATTGGATGGTTGTTTTGTAAGATATGAAAGCTTCGATTTCTTAGGGAAGCTAGACACAAACCTTATGTTCAAAAAGTGTAGTCGAAGTAGCACCAATGATCCTGAATTCTATAGACGTAGAGATGATGTTCTTGCAGACTTGCAGACTGCAATTGGTTTCAGAGTTAGTACTTTGGGGTTGGTGGAAGGTGTGGCTCAGTGTTTGGGGGATTTGAATTCTGCAGATTGCTCATCTTGTCTCTCTGAAGCTGTTTCAAAGCTGAAGAATGTTTGTGGTTCTGTAGCATCTGCTGATGTTTACTTGGCCAAGTGTTATGCTAAGTATTGGGCTTCTGGTTATTATGATTCTTCCTCAG ATTCCTCCAAAGAAGACCAAGTCGGTAAGTCGATAGCCATCATCGCTGGGTCATTGGCCGGTCTGGCCGTTATTGTCGTCCTTCTCTCCTTTATGCGAAAAGCATTGTGTG ACTAA